One part of the Microlunatus elymi genome encodes these proteins:
- a CDS encoding helix-turn-helix domain-containing protein, which translates to MDHQDEVTDFLRTRRDRITPDQAGIIGGGRRRVPGLRREEVAMLTGVSVEYYARMERGDLRGVSLEVLDALARTLRLNEAETDHLADLAKAAGPTPPRMRRSKAREQAVSAELQRFLDAVTGAPMYVRDRRLDFVAANALGRALYAPMLDDPANQGNTARFTFLSPASRVFFPDWEVNADDLVATLRTYAGQNPLDKPLTDLIGELVCRSDAFRLRWARHDVRHHRTGLKRMRHPAVGDLELSYQAMEFPANPDWFMFAFTAEPGSPSDERIKLLGSLAATPELVQEAGRRDRRERQG; encoded by the coding sequence ATGGACCATCAGGACGAGGTGACCGATTTCCTGCGCACCCGCAGGGACCGGATCACGCCCGACCAGGCCGGCATCATCGGCGGCGGCCGCCGCCGGGTCCCGGGCCTGCGCCGCGAAGAGGTCGCGATGCTCACCGGGGTGAGCGTCGAGTACTACGCGCGGATGGAGCGCGGCGACCTGCGCGGTGTCTCGCTGGAGGTCCTGGACGCGCTGGCGCGGACCCTGAGGCTGAACGAGGCCGAGACCGACCACCTGGCCGACCTCGCGAAGGCCGCCGGTCCGACGCCGCCGCGGATGCGGCGCAGCAAGGCCAGGGAGCAGGCGGTGTCGGCCGAGCTGCAACGGTTCCTGGACGCCGTGACCGGCGCGCCGATGTACGTGCGCGACCGCCGGCTCGACTTCGTCGCCGCGAACGCGCTGGGCCGAGCGCTGTACGCACCGATGCTCGATGACCCGGCGAACCAGGGCAACACCGCCCGGTTCACCTTCCTCAGTCCCGCCTCACGGGTGTTCTTCCCCGACTGGGAGGTGAACGCCGACGACCTGGTCGCCACCCTGCGCACCTACGCAGGGCAGAACCCGCTGGACAAGCCGCTCACCGACCTGATCGGTGAGCTCGTGTGCCGCTCCGACGCGTTCCGGTTGCGGTGGGCCCGGCACGACGTGCGCCACCACCGCACCGGCCTGAAGCGGATGCGCCACCCGGCGGTCGGCGACCTCGAGCTGTCCTATCAGGCGATGGAGTTCCCGGCGAACCCTGACTGGTTCATGTTCGCCTTCACCGCCGAGCCCGGTTCGCCGAGCGACGAGCGGATCAAGTTGCTCGGCAGCCTCGCCGCGACCCCGGAGCTCGTCCAGGAGGCGGGCCGGCGCGACCGCCGGGAACGCCAGGGGTGA
- a CDS encoding aldo/keto reductase: MSENITLNNGVEMPALGFGVFQTPPEETEAAVAEALTVGYRLIDTAAAYGNERGVGAAIRASGLDRSEVFIETKLWISDYGYDEALHAFDKSAGKLGVDQIDLLLLHQPLTSDFDRTIGAYTALEKLLADGKVRAIGVSNFMPEVLARLSETGVVPAVNQVEVHPYFSQPAVQKADAEHGILTQAWSPIGGITFYRDGQKSTLENEVIGEIANRHSKTPAQVMLRWHLQQGRSAIPKSVKPERIAENFDVFDPSTSSGQRFELTADELAAIDALDTGVRSGPEPDSITLESYGRDIPEA, encoded by the coding sequence ATGAGCGAGAACATCACCCTGAACAACGGCGTCGAGATGCCCGCCCTGGGCTTCGGCGTCTTCCAGACCCCGCCCGAGGAGACCGAGGCTGCCGTGGCCGAGGCGCTCACGGTCGGCTACCGCCTCATCGACACCGCCGCCGCCTACGGCAACGAGCGCGGCGTCGGCGCCGCGATCCGCGCGTCCGGTCTGGACCGGTCCGAGGTGTTCATCGAGACCAAGCTGTGGATCTCCGACTACGGCTACGACGAAGCCCTGCACGCCTTCGACAAGTCAGCCGGCAAGCTCGGCGTCGACCAGATCGACCTGCTGCTCCTGCACCAGCCGCTCACGAGCGACTTCGACAGGACGATCGGCGCGTACACGGCGCTGGAGAAGCTCCTCGCCGACGGGAAGGTCCGCGCGATCGGGGTCTCCAACTTCATGCCCGAGGTGCTCGCCCGGCTGTCCGAGACCGGCGTGGTGCCAGCCGTCAACCAGGTCGAGGTGCACCCGTACTTCTCCCAGCCCGCCGTGCAGAAGGCTGACGCCGAGCACGGCATCCTCACCCAGGCCTGGTCACCGATCGGCGGCATCACCTTCTATCGGGACGGGCAGAAGAGCACGCTGGAGAACGAGGTCATCGGCGAGATCGCCAACCGGCACAGCAAGACGCCGGCGCAGGTGATGCTGCGCTGGCACCTGCAGCAGGGCCGCTCGGCGATCCCGAAGTCGGTCAAGCCCGAGCGGATCGCGGAGAACTTCGACGTCTTCGACCCTTCGACAAGCTCGGGACAGCGCTTCGAGCTGACCGCCGACGAGCTTGCTGCCATCGACGCACTGGACACGGGCGTGCGCAGCGGCCCCGAGCCCGACTCGATCACCCTCGAGAGCTACGGCCGAGACATTCCCGAGGCCTGA
- a CDS encoding aldo/keto reductase, producing MGLSANYGESVDTAHGVGLIRGAHEQGVTFFDTAEAYGPFAKEALVGEALEPIRDQVVIATKFGFGYHGIARTGLDSRPENIRRAVEGSLQRLRTDRIDLYYQHRADPQVPTEDVAGTVKELVGEGKVVHFGLSEAEAATIRRAHAVQPVVAVQNEYSIWARDVEAEVLPACVELGIGLVPWSPLGQGFLTGTVGRGETFAANDIRSRFPRFTPEALAANQPVADSVVEVAARKQVTPGQVALAWLLAKGAAIVPIPGSRRPERVAENNAAADVALTREEIAEIDERSAHLAVTGARGSGHETYA from the coding sequence ATGGGGCTGAGCGCCAACTACGGCGAGTCGGTCGACACCGCCCACGGGGTCGGGCTGATCCGCGGGGCCCACGAGCAGGGGGTGACGTTCTTCGACACCGCGGAGGCGTACGGACCGTTCGCGAAAGAGGCCCTGGTCGGGGAGGCGCTGGAGCCGATCCGCGACCAGGTCGTGATCGCCACGAAGTTCGGCTTCGGCTACCACGGTATCGCCCGCACCGGCCTGGACAGCCGGCCGGAGAACATCCGCCGCGCGGTCGAGGGGTCGTTGCAGCGGCTGCGCACGGACCGGATAGACCTGTACTACCAGCACCGGGCCGACCCGCAGGTGCCGACCGAGGACGTCGCCGGGACGGTCAAGGAGCTGGTGGGCGAGGGCAAGGTCGTCCACTTCGGGCTGTCGGAGGCCGAGGCGGCCACGATCCGCCGCGCGCATGCGGTCCAGCCGGTCGTCGCGGTGCAGAACGAGTACTCGATCTGGGCCCGCGACGTCGAGGCCGAGGTGCTGCCCGCCTGCGTCGAGCTGGGCATCGGGCTGGTGCCATGGTCGCCGCTGGGGCAGGGGTTCCTGACCGGCACCGTGGGCCGCGGCGAGACCTTCGCCGCGAACGACATCCGCTCGCGGTTCCCGCGGTTCACCCCGGAGGCGCTGGCGGCGAATCAACCGGTGGCCGACTCGGTGGTCGAGGTCGCCGCCCGCAAGCAGGTCACGCCCGGGCAGGTCGCCCTGGCCTGGCTGCTGGCCAAGGGCGCGGCCATCGTGCCGATACCCGGCAGCCGCCGACCTGAGCGGGTGGCGGAGAACAACGCCGCCGCCGACGTCGCCCTCACGCGCGAGGAGATCGCCGAGATCGACGAGCGCTCGGCCCACCTCGCGGTGACCGGCGCGCGCGGCAGCGGGCACGAGACCTACGCCTGA
- a CDS encoding aconitate hydratase — protein sequence MNSEAPVGPSVNSFDAQDTLQVGDKSYQIFRLDKVPGAEQLPYSLKVLLENLLRTEDGANITADDIRALADWDPNAQPSKEIQFTPARVIMQDFTGVPAIVDLATMREAFADLGGDPNKINPLSPAELVIDHSVIADVFGTADAFTRNVEIEYGRNRERYQFLRWGQGAFDDFKVVPPGTGIVHQVNIEHLARVVFPRDIDGQTYAYPDTLVGTDSHTTMVNGLGVVGWGVGGIEAEAAMLGQPVSMLVPRVVGFKLNGKLPEGATATDLVLTITEMLRQHGVVGKFVEFYGPGVAEVPLANRATIGNMSPEYGSTIAVFPVDEKTIDYLKLTGRSDEQVALVEAYAKEQGLWHEHEREPKYSEYLELDLGTVVPSIAGPKRPQDRVSLSHAKQGFREALKDYVSEPEQGYDESVAESFPASDVPTHDGANGAAAPSDVDHHPDGGLGRPSNPAKVTLADGTEFDLDHGAVSIAAITSCTNTSNPSVMVGAALVAKKAVEKGLNRKPWVKTTLAPGSKVVMDYYDRAGLTPYLDKLGFNLVGYGCTTCIGNSGPLIPEVSEAVNANDLAVVSVLSGNRNFEGRINPDVKMNYLASPPLVVAYALAGSMDLDLTRDPLGTDQDGNPVYLKDIWPTEAEIDEIVASSIGAEMFAQGYQDVFAGDQQWQSLPTPEGETFAWDDDSTYVRKPPYFDGMPTEPEPVTDIDGARVLLKLGDSVTTDHISPAGAIKADSPAGKYLTEHGIERRDFNSYGSRRGNHEVMIRGTFANIRLRNQIAPGTEGGFTRDFTQDDAPVTTVYEASESYAAEGTPLVILAGKEYGSGSSRDWAAKGTALLGVRAVIAESYERIHRSNLIGMGVLPLQFGEGENAESLGLTGEETFKITGIIGLNDGGTPETVKVTAGDKEFDAVVRIDTPGEADYYRHGGIMQYVLRQLAGR from the coding sequence ATGAACAGCGAAGCCCCTGTTGGTCCCAGCGTGAACAGCTTCGACGCCCAGGACACCCTGCAGGTGGGGGATAAGTCGTACCAGATCTTCCGGCTGGACAAGGTGCCGGGTGCCGAGCAGCTCCCGTACAGCCTGAAGGTGCTGCTGGAGAATCTGCTGCGGACCGAGGACGGCGCCAACATCACCGCCGACGACATCCGCGCGCTGGCCGACTGGGACCCGAATGCCCAACCCAGCAAGGAAATTCAGTTCACTCCGGCCCGGGTGATCATGCAGGACTTTACCGGCGTGCCGGCCATTGTTGATCTTGCCACCATGCGGGAGGCGTTCGCCGATCTGGGCGGCGATCCGAACAAGATCAACCCGCTGTCGCCGGCCGAGCTGGTGATCGACCACTCGGTGATCGCCGACGTCTTCGGCACCGCCGACGCGTTCACCCGCAACGTGGAGATCGAGTACGGCCGCAACCGCGAGCGCTACCAGTTCCTGCGCTGGGGACAGGGCGCCTTCGACGACTTCAAGGTCGTCCCGCCGGGCACCGGCATCGTGCATCAGGTCAACATCGAGCACCTGGCTCGGGTCGTCTTCCCGCGCGACATCGACGGCCAGACCTACGCCTACCCGGACACCCTGGTCGGCACCGACAGCCACACCACCATGGTCAACGGACTCGGCGTGGTCGGCTGGGGTGTCGGCGGCATCGAGGCCGAGGCCGCGATGCTGGGCCAGCCGGTGTCGATGCTGGTGCCGCGGGTGGTCGGCTTCAAACTCAACGGCAAGCTGCCCGAGGGTGCCACCGCGACCGACCTGGTGCTGACCATCACCGAGATGCTGCGTCAGCACGGCGTGGTCGGCAAGTTCGTCGAGTTCTACGGGCCGGGTGTGGCCGAGGTGCCGCTGGCGAACCGGGCGACCATCGGCAACATGAGCCCCGAGTACGGCTCCACCATCGCGGTCTTCCCGGTCGACGAGAAGACCATCGACTATCTCAAGCTGACCGGCCGCAGTGACGAGCAGGTCGCGCTGGTCGAGGCGTACGCCAAGGAGCAGGGGCTGTGGCACGAGCACGAGCGGGAGCCGAAGTACTCCGAATACCTCGAACTTGATCTTGGTACGGTCGTCCCCAGCATCGCCGGACCGAAGCGGCCACAGGACCGGGTGTCGCTCAGCCACGCCAAGCAGGGCTTCCGCGAAGCCCTGAAGGACTACGTGTCCGAACCCGAGCAGGGCTACGACGAGTCTGTCGCAGAATCCTTCCCTGCTTCGGATGTGCCGACTCACGACGGCGCCAACGGTGCTGCGGCGCCGAGCGATGTTGATCATCACCCGGACGGCGGACTCGGTCGTCCGAGCAACCCTGCGAAGGTCACCCTGGCCGACGGCACCGAATTCGATCTTGATCATGGTGCGGTGTCGATCGCGGCGATCACCTCCTGCACCAACACCTCCAACCCGAGTGTGATGGTCGGCGCTGCGCTGGTGGCCAAGAAGGCGGTGGAGAAGGGGCTGAACCGCAAGCCGTGGGTGAAGACGACACTCGCCCCCGGGTCGAAGGTGGTGATGGACTACTACGACCGGGCCGGCCTGACCCCGTACCTGGACAAGCTCGGGTTCAACCTGGTCGGTTACGGCTGCACCACCTGCATCGGCAACTCCGGCCCGCTGATCCCCGAGGTCAGCGAGGCGGTCAACGCGAATGATCTTGCCGTGGTCTCGGTGCTCTCCGGCAACCGCAACTTCGAGGGCCGGATCAATCCGGACGTGAAGATGAACTACCTGGCCAGCCCTCCGCTGGTGGTCGCCTACGCGCTGGCCGGCAGCATGGATCTGGATCTGACCCGTGACCCGCTGGGCACCGATCAGGACGGGAATCCCGTTTATTTGAAGGACATCTGGCCGACCGAGGCGGAGATCGACGAGATCGTGGCATCCTCGATCGGGGCCGAGATGTTCGCCCAGGGCTACCAGGACGTGTTCGCCGGTGATCAGCAGTGGCAGTCGCTGCCGACGCCCGAGGGCGAGACGTTCGCCTGGGACGACGACTCCACCTACGTCCGCAAGCCGCCCTACTTCGACGGCATGCCGACCGAGCCGGAGCCGGTCACCGACATCGACGGCGCGCGGGTGCTGCTGAAGCTCGGCGACTCGGTCACCACCGACCACATCAGCCCGGCCGGTGCGATCAAGGCCGACAGCCCGGCCGGCAAGTACCTGACCGAACACGGCATCGAGCGGCGGGACTTCAACTCGTACGGGTCACGGCGGGGCAATCACGAGGTGATGATCCGCGGCACCTTTGCCAACATCCGGCTGCGCAATCAGATCGCACCCGGCACCGAGGGCGGATTCACCCGTGACTTCACTCAGGACGACGCTCCGGTCACCACGGTGTACGAGGCGTCCGAGTCCTACGCCGCCGAGGGCACCCCGTTGGTGATCCTGGCCGGCAAGGAGTACGGCTCCGGCTCGTCCCGGGACTGGGCAGCCAAGGGCACCGCGCTGCTCGGGGTGCGCGCGGTGATCGCGGAGTCGTACGAGCGGATCCACCGGTCCAACCTGATCGGTATGGGTGTGCTGCCGCTGCAGTTCGGTGAGGGTGAGAACGCCGAGAGCCTCGGTCTGACCGGCGAGGAGACGTTCAAGATCACCGGCATCATCGGCCTCAATGACGGCGGCACCCCCGAGACGGTCAAGGTCACTGCGGGGGACAAGGAGTTCGATGCGGTCGTCCGGATCGACACTCCCGGTGAGGCCGACTACTACCGCCACGGCGGCATCATGCAGTACGTACTGCGCCAACTTGCCGGCAGGTGA
- a CDS encoding class I SAM-dependent RNA methyltransferase gives MIFVRHALPGERVMIKITDDSKERFWRGDATEILQPSPDRVPAPCPISGPGGCGGCDFQHVDLAAQRRLKAAVLAEQLERLAGLELDVAVEEVPLPSEVSEQGAAIGPSTSSGLANGLGWRTRMRYLVDDRGRAGLRQHRSHRVIALPEEGCRIAAPGIARPADGLRGIGSEPAQDGTTSSESAGLVGELIGVAAADGTHWIGDESGGIGDESGPIVEHAAGRDWRVAGDGFWQVHPAAADTLVDAVLEGLAPSAGESAFDLYCGVGLFTGALIDAGCRVIGVEASRRAITDARHNLADAGSRARFLAARVDRALRQPRGKGSLPQSTDLVVLDPPRTGAGRAVVEQVVARGPRAIAYVACDPAALARDLAYFMRQGYQLANLRAFDLFPMTHHLECVATIVPR, from the coding sequence GTGATCTTCGTTCGCCACGCGCTTCCCGGTGAGCGGGTGATGATCAAGATCACCGACGACAGCAAAGAACGCTTCTGGCGTGGCGATGCGACCGAGATCCTGCAGCCGAGCCCGGATCGGGTGCCCGCTCCCTGCCCGATCAGCGGTCCGGGCGGCTGCGGCGGCTGTGACTTCCAGCATGTTGATCTTGCTGCCCAACGCCGGCTGAAGGCTGCGGTGCTGGCAGAGCAGCTGGAGCGGCTGGCCGGGCTGGAACTGGACGTCGCGGTGGAGGAGGTGCCGCTGCCGAGTGAGGTCAGCGAGCAGGGTGCGGCCATCGGTCCTTCGACAAGCTCAGGACTCGCGAACGGGTTGGGGTGGCGGACTCGGATGCGTTACCTGGTTGACGATCGGGGGCGGGCCGGGTTACGGCAGCATCGGTCGCATCGGGTGATCGCGTTGCCCGAGGAGGGGTGCCGGATCGCGGCTCCGGGAATTGCGCGGCCGGCCGATGGACTCCGAGGAATTGGCTCGGAACCGGCGCAGGACGGGACCACTTCCTCGGAGAGTGCGGGTTTGGTGGGCGAGTTGATCGGTGTCGCCGCGGCCGACGGTACGCACTGGATCGGCGACGAGTCCGGAGGGATCGGAGACGAGTCGGGGCCGATCGTCGAGCACGCGGCGGGACGCGATTGGCGGGTGGCCGGGGACGGCTTCTGGCAGGTGCATCCGGCGGCTGCCGACACCCTGGTCGATGCCGTACTGGAAGGACTGGCGCCGAGTGCAGGGGAGTCCGCGTTCGATCTCTACTGCGGGGTCGGATTGTTCACCGGCGCGTTGATCGACGCCGGCTGCCGGGTGATCGGCGTCGAGGCGAGCCGGCGCGCGATCACCGACGCCCGCCACAACCTGGCCGATGCCGGGTCGCGGGCACGATTCCTGGCCGCGCGGGTCGACCGAGCGCTGCGTCAGCCGAGGGGCAAGGGATCGCTGCCGCAGTCGACCGATCTCGTCGTCCTGGACCCGCCGCGTACCGGTGCGGGCCGCGCGGTGGTCGAACAGGTGGTGGCACGCGGACCACGCGCCATCGCCTATGTGGCTTGCGATCCCGCTGCCCTGGCCCGTGATCTGGCTTACTTCATGCGGCAGGGCTACCAGCTGGCGAACCTTCGCGCCTTCGACCTCTTTCCGATGACCCATCACCTGGAGTGCGTCGCCACCATCGTCCCGCGGTGA
- a CDS encoding TIGR03086 family metal-binding protein, protein MIDLTPTTDRVSQLVAEVRDDQLDAPTPCPQMSVRVLLNHLHGLSIAFRDAARKIDGPTTSGAPDPTTTPLPEDWRDSIRAGLAELAAAWQDPSAWQGMSKAGGQQMPGEVTGLVALDEVTLHGWDLAAATGQSYEVEPEALNAVEQFCAQVPDDPDRSGLFGPRVPVADDAPQLHRVLGLAGRDPDWTAG, encoded by the coding sequence ATGATCGACCTGACACCGACCACCGACCGGGTGTCCCAGCTGGTCGCCGAAGTCCGCGATGATCAACTGGACGCGCCCACGCCCTGCCCTCAGATGTCGGTACGGGTGTTGCTCAATCATCTGCACGGGCTGTCGATCGCGTTCCGGGACGCTGCCCGCAAGATCGACGGACCGACCACCTCCGGCGCCCCGGACCCGACGACCACCCCGCTCCCCGAGGACTGGCGCGACAGCATCCGGGCCGGTCTGGCCGAGCTCGCCGCAGCCTGGCAGGACCCGAGTGCGTGGCAAGGCATGAGCAAGGCCGGCGGGCAGCAGATGCCCGGCGAGGTCACCGGCCTGGTCGCCCTGGACGAGGTGACGCTGCACGGTTGGGACCTCGCCGCAGCGACCGGTCAGTCGTACGAGGTGGAGCCGGAGGCCCTGAATGCGGTCGAGCAGTTCTGTGCCCAGGTGCCCGACGATCCCGATCGGAGCGGATTGTTCGGGCCGCGGGTTCCGGTGGCCGACGACGCGCCGCAACTGCATCGAGTCCTCGGCCTGGCCGGTCGCGACCCGGACTGGACCGCCGGCTGA
- a CDS encoding SDR family oxidoreductase codes for MNENPSVGRVAVITGASSGIGAATARALAADGYQVALLARRLDRIEALAQELGNGSVAIQADVTDRDSLLAAASRVQDELGGAGVLVNNAGIMLLGPFSSEQHHDYRTMIEANLLGAITATEVFLDQLKNGGAGDLVNISSVAGRTARAGNGVYAATKWGMNGWSESLRQELLPGVRVTLIEPGVVDTELPQHITHEATRAQVQKGYDQATVKPEEVAEIIAFVLARPRHLAIHEVLLRPVDQLG; via the coding sequence ATGAACGAGAACCCGAGCGTCGGCCGCGTCGCGGTCATCACCGGAGCATCCTCCGGAATCGGCGCAGCGACAGCCCGCGCCCTCGCGGCGGACGGTTACCAGGTCGCGCTGCTGGCCCGCCGCCTGGACCGCATCGAGGCCCTCGCCCAGGAACTCGGCAACGGCTCCGTCGCGATCCAGGCCGACGTCACCGACCGCGACTCCCTGCTCGCCGCAGCGTCCCGGGTGCAGGACGAGCTCGGCGGAGCCGGCGTTCTGGTCAACAACGCCGGCATCATGCTGCTGGGCCCCTTCTCCTCCGAACAGCACCACGACTACCGGACCATGATCGAGGCGAACCTGCTCGGCGCGATCACCGCCACCGAGGTCTTCCTCGATCAGCTCAAGAACGGCGGAGCCGGAGACCTGGTCAACATCTCCTCCGTCGCCGGCCGCACCGCCCGTGCCGGAAACGGCGTCTACGCCGCCACCAAGTGGGGCATGAACGGCTGGTCGGAGTCCCTGCGTCAGGAACTACTCCCCGGCGTCCGCGTCACCCTCATCGAGCCCGGCGTCGTCGACACCGAGCTGCCCCAGCACATCACCCACGAGGCCACCCGAGCGCAGGTGCAGAAGGGCTACGACCAGGCCACCGTCAAGCCCGAGGAGGTCGCCGAGATCATCGCCTTCGTCCTGGCCCGGCCGCGGCACCTCGCCATCCACGAGGTTCTGCTGCGCCCCGTCGACCAGCTGGGCTGA
- a CDS encoding exo-alpha-sialidase, translating to MLLSRTTVYREPGRLAGWPANYGLWRWDDEVVAMFAVGWLGIDSGLHPRDKSRPFAPVLARSLDGGLSWNHEPFTGAIPTGAATLSGDEHVEPRLQIGPRLDHDHLAGPIDPIDFTDPELITLCARTGIEAGARSWFYTSTDRARSWQGPYRIPMLGTTAMSARTDIIPLGRHEALFQLTCGKADGSEGRVLCAWTGDGGRTLHRRSWVGDEPEGFAIMPSSVLLDDGVIITARRCAGPDHEGRWSHWIDVFASHDHGSRWVPRSTPVPDTGRGGNPPALVKPAAGRLVLIYGHRAMPYGIRAVISDDHGRSWSAPQVLIDDLGDPDLGYPRALAMADGSILIVYYASQGSDSERYIESIRWRP from the coding sequence ATGTTGCTGAGCAGGACAACCGTCTACCGGGAGCCGGGCCGCCTCGCCGGCTGGCCGGCCAACTACGGACTCTGGCGGTGGGACGACGAAGTGGTCGCGATGTTCGCCGTCGGCTGGTTGGGCATCGACAGCGGCTTGCATCCTCGGGACAAGTCGCGGCCGTTTGCACCGGTGCTGGCCCGCAGCCTCGACGGCGGGCTCAGCTGGAATCATGAGCCGTTCACCGGTGCGATCCCGACCGGCGCCGCAACGCTGTCCGGGGACGAACATGTCGAGCCACGGCTGCAGATCGGACCGCGACTGGACCATGATCATCTCGCTGGCCCGATCGATCCGATCGACTTCACCGACCCGGAGTTGATCACGCTCTGCGCTCGTACCGGGATCGAGGCCGGAGCCCGGTCCTGGTTCTACACCAGCACCGACCGGGCCAGGTCCTGGCAGGGTCCCTACCGGATCCCGATGCTGGGCACGACGGCGATGTCCGCACGGACCGACATCATCCCGCTCGGCCGGCACGAGGCGCTCTTCCAGCTGACCTGCGGAAAGGCCGACGGCAGCGAGGGCCGCGTGCTGTGTGCCTGGACCGGCGACGGCGGCCGCACGCTGCATCGTCGGAGCTGGGTCGGTGACGAACCGGAGGGTTTTGCGATCATGCCGTCCTCGGTGTTGCTCGACGACGGGGTGATCATCACGGCCCGCCGCTGCGCCGGCCCCGATCATGAGGGACGCTGGTCGCACTGGATCGACGTCTTCGCCAGTCATGATCACGGGTCGCGTTGGGTTCCTCGGAGCACGCCGGTGCCCGACACCGGCCGCGGCGGCAACCCGCCGGCGTTGGTGAAGCCGGCCGCCGGCCGACTGGTGTTGATCTACGGTCATCGGGCCATGCCGTACGGGATCCGGGCGGTGATCAGTGATGATCATGGTCGGAGCTGGTCGGCCCCGCAGGTCCTGATCGATGATCTCGGCGATCCCGACCTGGGCTATCCACGAGCCCTGGCCATGGCAGACGGCAGCATCCTGATCGTCTACTACGCCAGCCAGGGCAGCGATTCCGAGCGCTACATCGAGTCGATCCGCTGGCGGCCGTAG
- a CDS encoding aldo/keto reductase — protein sequence MDKRTLGTGLEVSAIGFGCMGLNHGYGHRLSENEAAAVLRRAVDVGVTFFDTAQVYGPLTNEVLVGKALAPVRDQVAIATKFGFDLDGTRESGLNSEPAYIKQTVDASLQRLGVERIDLLYQHRVDPAVPIEDVAGAVKELIEAGKVAHFGLSEAGASTIRRAHAVQRVAALQSEYSLWWREPEAEILPTLEELGIGLVPFSPLGKGLLTGTVDGSSSFAEGDVRATLPRYGEQSRAGGEQLVDLVTDIARSKDATPAQVALAWLLAQQPWIVPIPGTTKIHRLEENTAAAAVSLTDDELAQLAELSAQIDTTGPRYPEKMQSWIDR from the coding sequence ATGGACAAGCGCACGCTCGGAACCGGCCTCGAGGTGTCAGCGATCGGCTTCGGGTGCATGGGCCTGAACCACGGCTACGGGCACAGGTTGAGCGAGAACGAAGCCGCCGCGGTGCTCCGCCGGGCGGTCGACGTCGGAGTGACCTTCTTCGACACCGCCCAGGTCTACGGGCCGCTGACCAACGAGGTACTCGTCGGCAAGGCGCTCGCTCCGGTGCGCGACCAGGTTGCGATCGCGACGAAGTTCGGCTTCGACCTCGACGGGACCCGGGAGTCGGGGCTCAACAGCGAGCCCGCCTACATCAAGCAGACCGTGGACGCCTCCCTGCAGCGCCTCGGCGTGGAGAGGATCGACCTGCTCTACCAGCACCGCGTCGACCCCGCCGTGCCGATCGAGGACGTCGCCGGGGCCGTGAAGGAACTGATCGAGGCCGGGAAGGTGGCCCACTTCGGCCTGTCCGAGGCCGGCGCGTCGACCATCCGCCGGGCGCACGCTGTGCAGCGGGTGGCTGCGCTGCAGAGCGAGTACTCGCTGTGGTGGCGCGAGCCGGAGGCCGAGATCCTGCCGACGCTGGAGGAGCTGGGCATCGGCCTGGTGCCGTTCAGCCCGCTCGGCAAGGGGCTCCTCACCGGAACCGTCGACGGCTCGAGCTCCTTCGCCGAGGGCGACGTCCGCGCCACCCTGCCGCGCTACGGCGAGCAGAGCCGCGCTGGCGGCGAGCAGCTCGTCGACCTGGTCACCGACATCGCCCGGAGCAAGGACGCCACGCCTGCCCAGGTCGCCCTGGCGTGGCTGCTCGCCCAGCAGCCCTGGATCGTCCCGATCCCCGGCACGACGAAGATCCACCGCCTCGAAGAGAACACCGCCGCGGCTGCCGTGTCGCTGACCGACGACGAGCTGGCGCAGCTGGCCGAGCTGTCGGCGCAGATCGACACCACGGGCCCGCGCTACCCGGAGAAGATGCAGAGTTGGATCGACCGCTGA
- a CDS encoding flavodoxin yields MTPSAQTSPGTSALLVYFSRPGENYWEGGRRDLEVGNTKRLAQIIAERIVCDEFEILAADPYPEAYDPTVERNEREQNEDARPRIAGDLPDMSEYGSVLIGSPIWNMRTSMIMSTFVEAVDVAGKRILPFVTYAVSGMSDVDQDYRDALPDSDVADGLAVRGEDVDGAAAPVADWLRANDLL; encoded by the coding sequence ATGACGCCCAGCGCCCAGACCTCGCCGGGGACGAGCGCCCTGCTCGTGTACTTCTCCCGCCCCGGAGAGAACTACTGGGAGGGCGGCCGCCGCGACCTCGAGGTCGGCAACACCAAACGGCTCGCGCAGATAATCGCCGAGCGGATCGTCTGCGACGAGTTCGAGATCCTCGCCGCGGACCCCTATCCGGAGGCCTACGACCCGACGGTCGAACGCAACGAGCGGGAGCAGAACGAGGACGCCCGCCCGCGGATCGCCGGGGACCTTCCGGACATGAGCGAGTACGGCAGCGTGCTGATCGGCAGCCCAATCTGGAACATGCGCACCTCGATGATCATGTCCACCTTCGTCGAGGCGGTCGACGTCGCCGGCAAGCGGATCCTGCCGTTCGTCACCTACGCCGTGTCCGGCATGAGCGACGTTGACCAGGACTACCGCGACGCGCTGCCGGACAGCGACGTCGCCGACGGCCTCGCCGTCCGCGGAGAAGACGTCGACGGCGCAGCCGCTCCCGTCGCGGACTGGCTCCGCGCCAACGACCTGCTGTAG